The proteins below come from a single Nostoc sp. KVJ3 genomic window:
- a CDS encoding xanthine dehydrogenase family protein molybdopterin-binding subunit encodes MNKIIGKPLDRVDGRLKVTGEAPYTADVPIENLTYGVIFQSAIANGKIIQIDTSAAVAVPGVLDIVTYQQTPSLVKIPFFPSPQPQPTEKDDNIYYDGQHLGIVIAQTLEQAETAASKIKIIYEEATATVTMAHAEIFEPESIFFGMMPGKITRGDVESGKAQADVLVEENYTTPMEHHNPLEPSGTIAMWEGDNLTLYETTQGISATQRGIASVLNIPQENVRVISKYLGGGFGCKALLRSHTILAAIASRQVKRPVKVVLTRSQMYTSCGHRSQTQQHLTLGATKEGKLTLINHIGTSLTSLFDDFVEPVGVATTMMYACPNLEIKYRLARMNTGTPTFMRGPGEATGMFALESAMDELAYALNIDPIELRLINHADIEPHKRLPWSSKSLKQCYQKGAEIFGWLQRNPVPRSMGDGYFLIGWGMASATFPSNSRTASVKVEIFANGKVKVQSGTQDIGTGTYTVMTQVAAEVLGLPVQFELGDSNFPQAPIAGNSMTVGSVSPAVHQAAIAIRDKIIQMAIEDPNSLLYGSQPEDITVESGQIFLKQDPSKRDSYTEILHRHRLESLEVTEESSLSPESKEYAKHSFGAIFVEVAVDELLGEIKIRRCVGVYDAGLILNYKTARSQVLGGITWGIGMALMEKTVIDANQGRIVGANLSDYLIPVHADIPNMEVQFIEEHDPYVNALGTKSLGELPIVGVAAAISNAVYHATGKRIRDLPITPDKLL; translated from the coding sequence ATGAATAAAATTATCGGTAAACCACTCGATCGCGTTGATGGTAGACTCAAAGTTACCGGAGAAGCGCCTTACACAGCCGATGTGCCCATAGAGAATTTAACTTATGGAGTAATTTTTCAAAGCGCGATCGCAAACGGTAAAATTATCCAAATAGACACATCCGCCGCCGTTGCCGTCCCTGGTGTCCTAGATATCGTTACTTACCAACAAACCCCATCGCTGGTAAAAATCCCCTTCTTCCCCTCTCCACAACCCCAGCCAACCGAAAAAGACGATAATATTTACTACGATGGTCAACATTTGGGAATCGTCATTGCCCAAACTTTAGAACAAGCCGAAACCGCCGCCTCCAAGATAAAAATTATCTACGAAGAAGCCACTGCAACAGTCACGATGGCACATGCAGAGATATTTGAACCCGAATCAATATTTTTTGGCATGATGCCGGGTAAAATCACCAGAGGAGACGTTGAATCAGGGAAAGCCCAAGCAGATGTTCTGGTAGAGGAGAATTATACCACACCAATGGAACATCATAATCCCCTTGAACCTTCTGGAACGATCGCAATGTGGGAAGGGGATAATTTGACTCTGTATGAAACCACTCAAGGCATTTCGGCAACCCAGAGAGGAATTGCATCTGTGCTGAATATTCCTCAAGAGAATGTCCGTGTCATCTCCAAATATTTAGGCGGAGGATTTGGTTGTAAAGCGCTGTTGCGATCGCATACAATCTTAGCTGCGATCGCCTCTCGTCAAGTAAAGCGCCCTGTAAAAGTTGTACTAACGCGATCGCAAATGTACACCTCTTGCGGCCACAGATCCCAAACTCAACAACATTTAACATTAGGTGCAACCAAGGAAGGCAAATTAACCCTTATCAATCACATTGGTACATCCTTAACTTCCCTCTTTGATGACTTCGTGGAACCTGTTGGCGTAGCCACAACGATGATGTACGCCTGTCCTAATTTGGAAATTAAATACCGTTTGGCACGGATGAATACTGGCACACCAACCTTTATGCGCGGGCCAGGAGAAGCGACGGGGATGTTTGCCCTAGAATCGGCAATGGACGAACTAGCTTATGCCTTAAATATTGACCCAATTGAACTAAGATTAATAAATCATGCAGATATCGAGCCGCATAAAAGATTACCTTGGTCAAGTAAATCCCTGAAACAATGTTATCAAAAAGGGGCAGAAATTTTTGGTTGGTTACAACGCAACCCAGTTCCCCGTTCTATGGGAGATGGTTATTTTCTAATTGGTTGGGGAATGGCAAGTGCGACATTTCCTAGCAACTCTAGAACTGCATCAGTCAAAGTAGAAATTTTTGCTAATGGTAAAGTTAAAGTCCAAAGTGGTACTCAAGACATCGGTACAGGAACTTATACAGTGATGACGCAGGTAGCTGCTGAAGTATTAGGCTTACCAGTGCAATTTGAATTAGGCGATAGCAATTTTCCTCAAGCGCCGATTGCAGGTAACTCAATGACAGTTGGTAGCGTTTCCCCAGCAGTGCATCAAGCTGCGATCGCTATTCGGGATAAAATAATTCAAATGGCGATCGAAGATCCAAATTCTCTACTTTATGGATCTCAACCAGAAGATATTACCGTCGAATCAGGGCAAATATTTTTAAAACAAGATCCATCGAAGCGAGACAGTTACACCGAGATTTTGCATCGTCATCGTTTAGAGAGTTTAGAAGTTACAGAAGAATCTTCACTTAGCCCAGAAAGCAAAGAATACGCCAAACACTCATTTGGTGCAATCTTTGTCGAAGTTGCAGTTGATGAATTATTGGGAGAAATTAAAATTAGACGTTGCGTAGGCGTTTATGATGCAGGGCTAATTCTCAACTACAAGACAGCGCGGAGTCAAGTTTTAGGAGGAATTACATGGGGGATAGGCATGGCGCTGATGGAGAAAACTGTAATAGATGCCAATCAGGGCAGAATAGTTGGTGCTAACCTTTCCGATTACCTGATTCCCGTTCATGCAGATATCCCCAATATGGAAGTGCAATTTATTGAAGAACACGACCCTTATGTGAATGCACTAGGAACCAAAAGCTTAGGGGAACTTCCGATTGTTGGGGTAGCGGCAGCCATCTCTAACGCAGTCTATCATGCCACAGGTAAACGGATTCGTGATTTGCCAATTACACCAGATAAATTGCTGTAA
- the leuC gene encoding 3-isopropylmalate dehydratase large subunit produces MSKGTLFDKVWDLHTVGTLPSGLTQLFIGLHLIHEVTSPQAFAMLRERGLKVLFPERTVATVDHIVPTENQARPFVDSLAEEMIQALENNCQENNITFYNIGSGNQGIVHVIAPELGLTQPGMTIACGDSHTSSHGAFGAIAFGIGTSQVRDILASQTLALSKLKVKKIEVNGSLNPGVYAKDVILHIIRTLGVKGGVGYAYEFAGTTFEQMNMEERMTVCNMAIEGGARCGYVNPDGVTYDYLKGRDFAPVGADWDKAVAWWESIKSDADAQYDDVVVFDAAEISPTITWGITPGQGIGVNQSVPQPEELLEEDRFIAEEAYQYMDLYPGQPIKGTKIDVCFIGSCTNGRISDLREAAKIAKGRHVAEGIKAFVVPGSERVKEEAEAEGLDKIFQEAGFEWREPGCSMCLAMNPDKLQGRQISASSSNRNFKGRQGSSSGRTLLMSPAMVATAAIKGEVSDVREFL; encoded by the coding sequence ATGAGCAAAGGTACCCTGTTTGATAAAGTTTGGGACTTACACACCGTTGGTACACTTCCATCAGGGCTGACGCAACTATTTATTGGGCTTCACCTAATTCATGAAGTCACCAGTCCCCAGGCTTTTGCTATGTTACGTGAGAGGGGTTTAAAAGTACTATTTCCAGAGCGTACCGTCGCTACGGTCGATCATATTGTGCCGACAGAAAATCAGGCACGTCCCTTTGTTGATAGTTTGGCAGAGGAAATGATTCAGGCGCTCGAAAATAACTGTCAAGAAAATAACATAACTTTTTACAATATCGGTTCTGGCAATCAGGGTATCGTTCACGTCATCGCTCCAGAACTGGGATTGACTCAGCCAGGAATGACGATCGCTTGTGGAGATAGCCACACTTCCAGTCATGGGGCATTTGGTGCGATCGCATTTGGTATTGGTACTAGCCAAGTCCGCGATATTCTAGCTTCCCAAACCCTCGCCCTCTCGAAACTAAAAGTAAAAAAAATTGAAGTCAATGGCAGCCTGAACCCAGGAGTTTATGCCAAAGATGTCATCCTGCATATCATCCGCACCCTTGGCGTGAAAGGTGGTGTGGGCTACGCCTACGAATTTGCAGGTACAACATTTGAACAAATGAATATGGAAGAAAGGATGACAGTGTGCAATATGGCGATCGAAGGCGGTGCTAGATGCGGCTATGTTAATCCCGATGGAGTCACCTACGATTACCTCAAAGGTAGAGATTTTGCACCTGTTGGTGCAGATTGGGATAAAGCAGTAGCTTGGTGGGAATCCATCAAGAGCGATGCTGATGCCCAGTACGATGATGTAGTGGTATTTGACGCTGCGGAAATTTCTCCTACTATCACCTGGGGCATTACTCCCGGTCAAGGTATCGGTGTCAACCAGTCAGTGCCTCAGCCCGAAGAACTGCTGGAAGAAGATCGATTCATTGCCGAAGAAGCTTACCAATATATGGATTTATATCCAGGTCAACCGATTAAAGGTACCAAAATAGATGTCTGCTTTATTGGTAGTTGTACCAACGGCAGAATTAGTGATTTACGGGAAGCGGCGAAAATTGCCAAAGGTCGCCACGTTGCAGAAGGAATCAAAGCCTTCGTTGTCCCTGGTTCTGAAAGGGTGAAAGAAGAGGCAGAAGCTGAAGGACTAGATAAAATCTTTCAGGAAGCCGGATTTGAATGGCGCGAACCCGGATGTTCCATGTGCCTAGCTATGAACCCTGATAAGCTACAAGGAAGACAAATCAGTGCCTCCTCCTCTAACCGCAACTTTAAAGGAAGACAGGGTTCATCCTCCGGTCGGACATTATTAATGAGTCCGGCAATGGTTGCCACTGCTGCCATTAAAGGCGAAGTCTCTGATGTGCGCGAGTTCCTGTAA
- a CDS encoding DUF6174 domain-containing protein: MRLPIIISTVLLLSGGFNLPAMPQTPTETVKSPANNNLNLRRLNFNRRLWNQANISNYRYTFSNGCFCIPDARGPVVIEVRNGQTTSITSVATHQPVNPQYFEKYKTIPKLFNVIQDAINRNAFSLNVRYNPKLGYPTQIDVDYDSQIADEEIYLTIDNFQEIK, from the coding sequence ATGCGCTTACCTATCATTATCAGTACAGTACTGTTGCTATCTGGAGGTTTTAACTTACCAGCAATGCCTCAAACTCCCACAGAGACAGTAAAATCTCCAGCGAATAATAACTTGAATTTAAGACGATTAAACTTTAATCGGCGCTTGTGGAATCAGGCAAATATTTCTAACTATCGCTACACGTTTAGCAATGGTTGCTTTTGTATACCAGATGCTAGAGGGCCAGTAGTTATTGAAGTGCGTAATGGTCAAACAACTTCAATCACTTCTGTAGCTACACATCAACCAGTTAATCCGCAGTACTTTGAAAAATATAAAACAATTCCCAAGCTTTTTAATGTGATTCAAGACGCTATTAACCGTAACGCATTCAGCTTGAATGTCCGATATAATCCTAAACTCGGCTATCCAACCCAAATTGATGTCGATTATGACAGTCAAATAGCTGATGAAGAAATATATCTGACAATCGATAATTTTCAGGAAATTAAATAG
- a CDS encoding (2Fe-2S)-binding protein, producing the protein MEKNSLVPITSNPLNPEVKIFGFEEVELSLNINRVSYSLKLEPRVTLLDALREKLGLMGTKKACDRGECGACTVLVNNRRINSCMTLAVMHIDNEITTIEGLAQDGKLHPMQTAFITHDAFQCGYCTSGQILSAVGMILEESPISEAEIREKMSGNLCRCGAYPNIIAAIQDVLEEMENAAI; encoded by the coding sequence ATGGAAAAAAATTCCTTAGTTCCAATAACTTCAAACCCTCTTAACCCGGAAGTGAAAATATTCGGTTTCGAGGAAGTAGAATTATCATTAAACATCAATCGTGTATCCTACTCCTTGAAACTAGAACCTCGCGTTACTTTACTTGATGCACTGCGGGAAAAATTAGGTTTGATGGGGACTAAAAAAGCTTGCGATCGCGGCGAATGTGGTGCATGCACTGTATTAGTTAATAATCGGCGAATTAATTCTTGTATGACTCTAGCAGTGATGCACATCGATAATGAAATTACCACAATTGAGGGATTAGCACAAGATGGCAAACTCCATCCCATGCAAACAGCCTTTATTACCCATGATGCTTTTCAATGTGGTTACTGCACATCGGGTCAAATTCTCTCAGCCGTAGGGATGATATTAGAAGAATCACCAATATCTGAGGCAGAAATTAGAGAAAAGATGAGTGGAAACCTTTGCCGTTGTGGAGCATACCCTAATATTATTGCCGCAATTCAGGATGTGCTAGAGGAAATGGAAAATGCAGCCATTTAG
- the leuD gene encoding 3-isopropylmalate dehydratase small subunit, whose translation MVSEVKTVSGRGIPLVGNDIDTDRIIPARYLKAITFDGLGEGVFIDDRTALKGEHPFDQPQYQGANILIVNRNFGCGSSREHAPQAIAKWGIQALIGESFAEIFFGNCVAMGIPCMTADANTVKQLQELVATNPQVAVTVNLETLQVQIGDYTAPVAIGEGTRSTFISGTWDACGQLVANADQVRVTAAKLPYVGWGNLAAS comes from the coding sequence ATGGTGAGTGAAGTTAAAACAGTTTCAGGGCGTGGTATACCCTTAGTAGGTAATGATATAGATACCGATCGCATCATTCCCGCCCGTTATTTGAAAGCCATTACCTTTGATGGGTTAGGCGAAGGCGTATTTATTGATGACCGAACGGCACTTAAAGGCGAACATCCCTTTGACCAACCCCAATACCAAGGCGCGAATATTTTAATAGTCAATCGGAACTTTGGCTGTGGTTCATCACGGGAACACGCACCCCAAGCGATCGCAAAATGGGGAATCCAAGCTTTAATCGGTGAAAGCTTCGCCGAAATCTTTTTCGGTAACTGCGTGGCAATGGGCATACCTTGTATGACAGCCGATGCTAATACTGTTAAACAACTGCAAGAGTTAGTGGCTACCAATCCCCAAGTAGCCGTAACAGTGAATCTAGAAACTCTGCAAGTGCAAATTGGTGATTACACAGCCCCAGTTGCGATCGGTGAAGGGACAAGAAGCACATTTATTTCTGGAACTTGGGATGCTTGCGGTCAGTTAGTGGCAAATGCTGACCAAGTTCGGGTAACGGCAGCAAAATTACCTTATGTCGGTTGGGGCAATTTAGCCGCGAGTTAG
- a CDS encoding FAD-dependent oxidoreductase, whose translation MERLYSIPIQTSNMNINRTQKLSKPIVDKVAIVGAGPGGLAAAIALRSQGIDVQVYEKAQEFRPAGTGLGLAPNGLSSLDAIAPGIVETLKASGCEVHQTVLKNIQGGTIRTNQTKYLEKYGQPLLTIWWYRLQQVLASRLPSDIIHLNHRCIGFEQDENGVEIHFDGEKSVYADLLIGADGVNSVIRETLFGEGKPNYIGSLCWRAVIKYHHELFNDYELVFIKGNQQFMYLLNVGGGYTSWISRKFSPEYSLSDSADRVKSRILHELADWDESFRAVVEATPAGQIWEGPICDRPTLTHWSQNKVTLLGDAAHPMAPAMGQGANTTFEDAYELGECFADSTNLQEALNTYEQRRLERTKIIQARSALGEMRYYDINTEAANGQREQQMTVNDDFQRWLYNYKPSVSVINKT comes from the coding sequence ATGGAACGTCTCTACTCGATTCCGATTCAAACTTCTAATATGAACATAAATCGAACTCAGAAATTATCTAAACCGATAGTAGATAAAGTTGCCATTGTCGGTGCTGGCCCAGGTGGGTTAGCTGCTGCTATAGCGCTGAGAAGCCAAGGTATAGACGTTCAAGTATACGAAAAAGCCCAAGAATTTCGTCCGGCTGGAACTGGACTAGGGCTAGCTCCTAATGGGTTGAGTTCTCTAGATGCGATCGCACCGGGAATTGTCGAAACCCTCAAAGCTTCAGGATGCGAGGTTCACCAAACGGTTTTAAAGAATATTCAGGGAGGAACAATCCGAACTAACCAAACCAAATATTTAGAGAAATATGGACAGCCATTATTAACTATTTGGTGGTATCGCCTCCAGCAAGTCTTAGCATCGAGATTGCCATCTGATATCATTCATCTCAATCATCGCTGTATCGGCTTTGAGCAAGATGAAAACGGTGTGGAAATTCATTTTGATGGTGAAAAATCGGTGTATGCAGATTTGCTGATTGGGGCTGATGGCGTTAACTCTGTAATCAGAGAAACTTTATTTGGCGAGGGTAAGCCTAATTACATTGGTAGTCTGTGTTGGCGTGCCGTCATCAAATATCACCACGAGCTATTTAACGACTATGAATTAGTTTTCATTAAAGGCAATCAACAGTTCATGTACCTTCTGAATGTAGGCGGCGGCTATACCAGTTGGATTAGTCGGAAGTTCTCGCCTGAGTACTCCCTCTCCGACAGCGCCGATCGAGTCAAGTCTCGTATTCTCCATGAATTAGCTGATTGGGATGAATCCTTTCGCGCAGTAGTAGAAGCGACACCAGCCGGGCAAATTTGGGAAGGGCCGATTTGCGATCGCCCAACCTTAACTCACTGGAGTCAAAACAAAGTCACTCTCTTAGGCGATGCAGCCCATCCAATGGCTCCAGCTATGGGACAGGGAGCCAATACCACTTTTGAAGATGCTTATGAACTGGGAGAGTGTTTTGCTGATTCAACTAATCTCCAAGAAGCTTTAAATACCTACGAACAGCGTCGCCTTGAACGCACAAAAATTATCCAGGCTCGCAGCGCTTTGGGTGAGATGCGCTACTACGATATCAATACTGAAGCAGCTAATGGGCAACGGGAGCAGCAAATGACAGTTAATGATGATTTTCAAAGATGGCTATATAATTACAAGCCATCTGTATCTGTAATAAACAAAACTTGA
- a CDS encoding FAD binding domain-containing protein — protein MQPFSYAKVTSPETAIATVNQDANSAFIAGGTDLLGLMKDGVQTANILIDINSLPLTNIESQPHGIRIGAISRMSDVAFHPQIQECYPVISQALLQSASPQLRNMATVGGNLLQRVRCGYFRDSVFPCNKRTPSIGCAAITGYNRMHAIFGASKHCIAVHPSDLAVALTALDAVICIQGTEKARRISIHDFYLLPGETPEKETLLQPGELIVAIEIPNFAYKSYYLKVRDRASYEFALVSVAVAVEVEQATIKSARIAFGGVAPKPWRSWEVEEFLKGKAINEATFIAAGETAVKEAKPQTHNEFKIELVKRALIRALSVVTEKL, from the coding sequence ATGCAGCCATTTAGTTATGCTAAAGTTACTTCCCCAGAAACTGCGATCGCAACAGTCAATCAAGACGCAAATTCTGCATTTATTGCTGGTGGTACAGATTTACTCGGATTAATGAAAGATGGAGTTCAAACCGCAAATATATTAATTGATATTAATAGTTTGCCTTTAACAAATATTGAATCTCAACCTCATGGAATCCGTATTGGTGCTATCTCCCGAATGAGTGATGTCGCTTTTCATCCCCAAATTCAGGAATGTTATCCCGTAATTAGTCAAGCACTGTTACAAAGTGCTTCACCGCAACTGCGAAATATGGCAACAGTAGGCGGTAATTTACTGCAACGAGTCCGTTGTGGCTACTTTCGCGATTCGGTTTTTCCCTGCAATAAACGCACTCCCAGTATAGGTTGTGCCGCAATTACAGGCTACAATCGAATGCACGCTATTTTCGGGGCGAGTAAACATTGTATTGCCGTTCATCCTTCCGATTTAGCTGTAGCACTAACGGCATTAGATGCGGTAATTTGCATCCAAGGGACAGAAAAAGCGCGTCGCATTTCAATTCATGATTTTTATCTCTTACCAGGTGAAACACCAGAAAAAGAAACTCTATTACAGCCAGGAGAATTAATTGTCGCTATTGAAATTCCAAATTTTGCATATAAGTCTTATTATTTAAAAGTTAGGGATCGAGCTTCCTACGAATTTGCTCTTGTTTCTGTAGCTGTTGCTGTAGAGGTAGAACAAGCCACGATCAAATCAGCACGCATCGCTTTTGGAGGAGTAGCACCCAAACCTTGGCGTAGTTGGGAAGTTGAAGAATTCCTCAAAGGCAAAGCAATTAATGAAGCTACTTTTATAGCCGCAGGAGAAACAGCCGTTAAAGAAGCCAAACCCCAAACCCACAATGAATTCAAAATTGAATTAGTCAAACGCGCTTTAATACGTGCGCTTTCAGTTGTGACAGAAAAATTATGA
- a CDS encoding type II toxin-antitoxin system VapC family toxin → MSQYILDTDHVTLSQHGNSKIIQRAQAMGSSNIFITTVTLEEQLKGRLASISKCATKPELLAVAYRNLRITQIYFCNMNLLDFDEAAYNYYQNLRQQKIQVGTQDLRIAAIALAKGAIVVTRNQKDFSKVPNLYLQDWTMQGYS, encoded by the coding sequence TTGAGCCAATATATCCTCGATACCGATCATGTTACTCTTTCTCAACATGGTAATTCTAAAATTATACAACGCGCTCAAGCTATGGGAAGTTCCAACATATTTATTACAACAGTCACACTAGAAGAACAATTAAAAGGTAGATTAGCTTCTATCAGCAAATGTGCTACTAAACCAGAGTTACTAGCAGTTGCTTATCGAAATTTGCGAATAACTCAGATTTACTTTTGTAATATGAATTTGTTGGATTTTGATGAAGCAGCATACAATTACTACCAAAATTTGCGCCAGCAAAAAATCCAGGTGGGTACGCAAGATTTAAGAATAGCTGCGATAGCTCTGGCTAAGGGGGCAATTGTCGTTACGCGCAATCAAAAAGATTTTAGCAAAGTTCCTAATTTATATCTTCAAGATTGGACTATGCAGGGATATTCTTAA
- a CDS encoding DUF4209 domain-containing protein — protein MPLINPPLTKEDFINSRWQDVLNSSERKECSAYNRVFWNKAQEAKEAGNVREQSVFEILTVVTDAAIQPRSNEKFLAKFVERLTDHLDFLAEIVDEVLDPELQARIADILWTSKRRDSYKMAQLAVTDYLKSAAELEYLENWTLCFAKIERALWLARKINHKFEDVVAHIEKVLERCNGEDPKFLSAKLMELLQEHKRGDFNKYAALAEKAATLSESANDWRRARNYWEIKAQWHRLEKDAKQERTAQIQAAETYVKEAEDSLKGIDPSYLRASHFMEKAFEAFMNVQGTKDETIAAKQRAEEVRKLRSQYQEQSLNELVPISHETDISVQVDIARSHVKDKEFYNALFSLAFLGTPPKVSQLRQEVLEIAVENPIYHLFPSSMINQMGKVVARLPKLGLSNNPEQVEESIRFEMYKNAIYYQQLQALAYTEPAKYQINLEHNVQVEDFFPIVSNNPFVPPGREQQFAKGLYAGLTGDFFTSTHILIPQIENSIRYLLRKHGALPSKIDIDKGIEDERDLNTTLFARNYPQINSIFDEDTLFDLQGLLIERSGSNLRNRMAHGLINDGEFNSPIMSYLWWVTLRLCCLPILKQQQQVEESNPWVKFDGIFKDDPLFDDFVEDMAANRRELDAEVAAYEASLEENQSA, from the coding sequence ATGCCATTAATAAACCCTCCTCTCACTAAAGAAGATTTTATTAACTCTCGCTGGCAGGACGTGCTTAATAGCAGCGAGAGAAAAGAGTGTAGTGCTTACAACAGAGTCTTTTGGAACAAGGCACAGGAAGCAAAAGAGGCAGGAAATGTCAGAGAACAGTCTGTCTTTGAGATTCTGACGGTTGTGACTGATGCTGCAATCCAACCACGATCAAATGAAAAGTTTTTGGCTAAATTTGTTGAGCGCTTGACAGATCATCTAGATTTTTTGGCTGAGATTGTAGATGAAGTCTTAGACCCAGAGCTTCAAGCACGAATTGCAGATATTCTCTGGACTAGCAAACGACGTGACTCTTATAAAATGGCGCAGTTAGCAGTCACAGATTACTTAAAATCTGCCGCAGAATTAGAATATCTTGAAAACTGGACTTTATGTTTCGCTAAAATTGAACGGGCGCTCTGGCTAGCACGCAAAATTAATCATAAATTTGAAGATGTTGTTGCACATATAGAGAAAGTTCTTGAACGCTGTAATGGGGAAGATCCAAAGTTTTTATCAGCAAAGCTTATGGAGCTTTTACAGGAACACAAACGCGGTGATTTTAATAAATATGCTGCTCTAGCTGAAAAAGCCGCAACCCTATCAGAATCAGCGAATGATTGGCGTAGAGCAAGAAACTATTGGGAAATTAAAGCACAATGGCATCGTCTTGAAAAAGATGCAAAACAGGAACGTACAGCGCAAATACAGGCTGCTGAAACCTATGTCAAAGAAGCTGAAGATAGCCTTAAGGGGATAGATCCAAGCTACCTCCGAGCGTCACATTTTATGGAAAAAGCTTTTGAAGCTTTTATGAATGTCCAAGGTACTAAGGATGAAACTATAGCTGCCAAACAAAGAGCCGAAGAGGTTCGGAAGCTTCGTAGTCAGTATCAGGAGCAATCCTTAAATGAGTTAGTTCCTATTTCTCATGAAACAGATATTAGTGTTCAGGTGGATATAGCTAGATCACATGTTAAAGATAAAGAATTTTATAATGCACTCTTTTCTCTAGCATTTCTAGGAACACCACCTAAAGTGTCTCAGCTTCGACAAGAAGTCTTGGAAATAGCTGTTGAAAATCCCATATATCATTTATTCCCATCTTCAATGATTAATCAGATGGGTAAAGTTGTAGCTCGTCTACCCAAGTTAGGCTTATCCAATAATCCAGAGCAGGTAGAAGAATCAATTCGTTTTGAGATGTACAAAAATGCAATCTACTATCAACAACTTCAGGCTCTAGCTTATACTGAGCCAGCAAAGTATCAAATAAATCTGGAACATAATGTACAAGTAGAAGACTTCTTTCCAATTGTTTCAAATAACCCCTTTGTGCCACCAGGTAGAGAACAGCAGTTTGCCAAAGGCCTTTATGCTGGATTAACCGGAGACTTCTTCACATCAACTCATATTCTCATTCCTCAAATTGAGAATTCTATCCGTTATCTACTCCGAAAACACGGTGCTTTACCCTCAAAAATTGATATCGATAAGGGAATTGAAGATGAGCGTGATTTGAATACTACTCTTTTCGCCCGCAACTATCCACAAATAAACTCAATTTTTGATGAAGACACACTTTTTGATCTCCAAGGTTTGTTAATTGAACGTTCTGGTTCAAATTTAAGAAACCGCATGGCTCACGGTTTAATTAATGATGGTGAATTCAACAGCCCTATTATGTCTTACTTATGGTGGGTCACATTACGGCTTTGTTGTTTGCCAATCTTGAAACAGCAACAGCAGGTTGAAGAGTCCAATCCTTGGGTTAAATTTGATGGTATTTTCAAAGATGACCCACTTTTTGATGATTTTGTAGAAGATATGGCTGCAAATCGACGTGAATTAGATGCAGAAGTCGCTGCTTATGAAGCTTCTTTAGAGGAGAATCAGTCAGCTTGA
- the ruvC gene encoding crossover junction endodeoxyribonuclease RuvC, whose translation MEKRILGLDPGLATLGFGVITCTQIPNKVQETTVNMLDFGVIKTSADVEMGQRLCTLFDDLHTVMEEFKPDLVAIEKLFFYRMSNTILVAQARGVLILVLGQRRLPYVEFTPAQIKQALTGYGNADKSEVQEAVARELDLDEIPKPDDAADALAVALTAWYQV comes from the coding sequence ATGGAAAAACGAATTTTAGGATTAGACCCCGGACTGGCAACTTTAGGATTTGGGGTAATTACCTGCACACAAATTCCCAATAAGGTACAAGAAACTACAGTAAATATGCTAGATTTTGGGGTAATTAAAACGTCAGCTGATGTAGAAATGGGACAGCGCCTATGTACCTTGTTTGATGATTTACACACCGTGATGGAGGAATTTAAACCAGATTTGGTTGCGATCGAGAAACTATTCTTCTATCGGATGTCAAATACAATCTTGGTTGCACAAGCGCGGGGTGTACTAATTTTGGTGTTGGGGCAGCGTCGTCTTCCCTATGTAGAGTTTACTCCTGCTCAAATTAAGCAAGCTTTAACAGGCTATGGTAATGCTGATAAGTCTGAAGTGCAAGAGGCGGTGGCGCGAGAGTTGGATTTAGATGAAATTCCCAAGCCTGATGATGCTGCTGATGCTCTGGCGGTAGCATTGACTGCTTGGTATCAGGTCTAA